One Armatimonadota bacterium genomic window, ATCGGGGTCCCTGGACGCGCAAGCCCGCATCGCGGAGATCACTTCTTCCCGCACAGACGGCTCCCACTCCACAACGTGGAACAGCCCATGGTAAGCCGCGCGTCGGCAGATCCTGCTGGGCGCGGACATGCATTCGAGCAGAGCGCTCATGCCCGCACTCGCCGGTATGTGCCCGCCCAGTACCACGCCGGCTTTGAAGATGGTCCGGGCATAGTCGTCCTCGGCGCTCCACATCAACGTCTTGATCGCCTGAACCGCCGCGACGATCTCGTCGGGCTGCCGGCAAAACGTCTGGAAGTCCTCCAGGAGGTCCAAAACCGCCCATTGCGAAGCTCGCCGCCAGGGGTGCGCTTCATCCGCCAGCACGAGGAGCATGGAAGGCAGGTAGTCGGCCCTGGTCGCGCGAAGCTCCAGGACCGTCGCCGCATCGTGGCTCACGTCACGGTCTTCGCAGTACAGCAGCTTGAACAGCGCGAGGTCGTCCAGTTCGCGGATCTTCCCGACAAACCGCCTCTCTTCACCCAGGCATCGGGCGATCAGGAACTGCCTTTTGAAGAGCGGTTCTGCGGCCACGCGCAGGCCGCCAAGCATCGAGTCTTCGTCTTCGCCTTTCGCTTCGAGCCAAAGCTCCTCGACCTTCCCAAACACCCCAAACGGGGTCCTGGCAACCTGGACCCTGAACCGCTCGCCATGCATCTCGATCGAGGCTTCCCCGCGCCAATCAGTCGGATGGACGTGATAGCTGTGGCTGACGGCGTGGGGGGGCCAATGAAACGGGATGCGATGGCTGGGTTTGATCGGCGGCTGCGGTCCCCCCAACCTTTCAATCTCCGCGCGCAGCCATGTTCCGAACGCCTCGGCAAGCGCCTTGCCGAGGGCCAGACGCCCACCATTTTCGCTGACTGGCTCTGCGCGGCCTGAACCCATCAAGGCGAGAGATTACCGCGTGATGACGTTGGTCCGACTCAAAAACCGGTCGATGATCGCCTTGGTTTCGCCGAAGTGGAGCCGAGTCATCGCGTCCGCCGCCGTCTTCTTGGCCGTCGCGGCGCTCCCCATCATGCCGGAGAGCTGCCGCAATTTGGCCGAAGCGAGCATGCGCACGTCTTCGTTCACGGCACCTGCCGGAGCGCCCGCCTGAACCATCAGCGCATTCGCAGCAAACCTCTGCAGGTCGCGGCGCAGGGGTTCGACGCTCTTTCCGGCCCTTGCCTCGGAGAAGACCGCAGACGTCATGCGGTCGAAGTGCTCCTTAAGCGTGTAGGCGTCTTTCCGATTTCCGAATTTGACCTCGTTTTCAGCGATCCGCTGGGTGGTCGCGGCGCTCATCAGCAGGCTATAGAGCATATTTGCCTGCGTGCCCAGGGTGGACCTCAGAGGCGCCTGCCACCCCGGCGATCCGGGCGTACCGACCGTGCCTTCGACGTCCAGGCTCAGGTTCTGGAGCACGTCGTTCGGAAGGCTCTGGACGGACGTCGAGAAGCAGTACCGCGCGATCAGGTCCATCGCCTGGCGCTGGACTTCGGGTGCTACCGGTGCGAGCGTGGCGCGCTGGCCCACATCGCCCTTAAAGTTCCTGCTCGCGGAAATGCCGCCCACGAACCGAGCCATGGATAGGCCCTCGCGGTAGCGCCGAGACAGAGACGTGACGATGAGCTGGGTTCGCTTGCCATAACTCTCTCCCGACTTCGGGAGCTGGTGGACCGCGTAGGATAGGATCCTTTGGGAGGCCTGGAGCAGCTTCTCGGAGAAGTTCAGCGGGTCTTTGGCGCAGTCGAAGCGGACCACGTAAGGATCGAACGTGTCGGCCTCCTCATCGGTCATGAACCGGTACTCCGGCTTGCCCGATTGGGCCGCGATCTTCGAAAGGTCCGGCTTCTCAGACTCGGTGTCTGACTTGCCCGGAAACACCGAATAGCCGTATTGGATCGCCCAAAGGTCGTAGTCGCCGATGCCGTTCGCGTAGTAGTTGCGCCCACCCTTGACGATCGCCGCGATGTTGGGGGGCGTGTAGTCCATAACGCTGGATGTGATGCCTCGGGCGCCGGTCACCTTGTCGTCCTCGAGTTGTGCGGTCGTTCGGACCGCGCTGGCGACGAAGTTGTGCCTAAGTCCAAACGAGTGGCCGGCTTCGTGGGCCACGGTCGCCTCGATAAATTCTTTGGCGTATTCCTCCTTGCTCACGGGCGGTTTTCCGGAGGCGAGCAGCGCGTCCCATCCGAACGCATTCGCGTTGGCCAGACCCTCTGCGTAGCGGCAGTCGAGCGTGCTCCAGCCAAGAGCAGAGAGCTTCTGCTTCGCGGCTTTGGCTTTGAGCGCCGCATCGCCGTTGAGGAGATAGGCGTCCGTCGGAAGGGCCTCGTCGCGAGCGTCGTTCCTGGTCAAGACGTCGAGCGAACGGGCGAAGGCGGCCGAACTTGGGTTCACAAGCCTCTCCTTCTCGCGAAACGCCGCGTAGAGCATGTTCGCGTCGACATTGATACCCGCGCTCAGAATCTCGCCGCTAATCGGGTCGATGCGCGGGAGGGTCACGGCGTAGGTCGCGTCCTCGCTCATCGTCCAGCGCAGCACGTTGTGGCGCCCGTCGGTGTGGTCCCAATCCTGGTCGTCGTCCGCGACGAACTTGACCTGGATCGCATCCTTGAAGCCGATCGCCTCGAAGGCCTTGTTCCACCCTAAAATCCCGCTCGCGCAGGCTTGACGGTACTCCTTGGGCACCGAAGGGTCGATCCACCACACGATCGGTTTGACCGGCTCTGAGACCTTTGCTTGCGGGTCCTTCTTCTTTAGGTTCCAGCGGGCGATCACGCGCTGCACCCGGTCATCCGCGGAGAACCTTGAAAGGTCGTAGTAATCGGCAGTGAAGTAGCCCACGCGCGGGTCGCCGACCCTGGGAACATAGCCGCCGTCGCGCCTGAACCACACGTTGTAGCTGACCTTGATCGGCGCGCTGCGAGGGTCCTCAAGCTGATCGCCGCCGGCGAGCCCTAGGAGCTCGGCGATGGAGCTGTTGCCTTGGCCGCGGCCCTGGCTGGCGTAATAGAGGCTCATCCGAACGACCGTGTTTTCAGGAAAGCCCTTGACGACTTCGGGGCCCGATTTCGACCGATCGAGCATGTAGGGGCCGCCCAGAGTTGCTTGCACGGCCTCAGAGAGCCGGATCACATCGCCATTGAAAAGGTTGGTGACGTTGACCAGCAGCAGTTTCTTGTCGGGGTTTTTTTGCTCGATGGGAAAGCTCGCGAGAACGGCGTCCGGGAAGCTCCTCCCCGCCGATTTTGCCAGCGGATCGTTGTCCTGCCAACGATGGCTCAGATGAGGGCGGACAAGCCAGACGTTGTCGTCGTGCCTGTCAAACCGGTAGGCCTCGACGAAGAGGTCGCCCGCCGGGAATCCCGCCTGAAGCCCGTCGGCCATGATCCCCGTGTTGAAGCTTGCCTGAAGGCAGAAAAGCTGGCCAAGCTTGGCTTCGGGGAGTTCGAGCAGGAGGTCCTTTTTCCGCTGGTAGAGCGTCCATGGCCCTTCCACCTTCTTGAGGTCTTTGACCGCCTTGTCGTACTCCGCCGCGCCCGCGCCCTGCTTGCCCGAGGGAGGCGGGGTTTCGTCGTCGTCCTGCGCCCACGCGGGGCAAAGCAAAGTGCTGGCGAGCAGCAGAGTGGCGAGGGACTTGGCCTGAATCATTAGCGAGGGTCTCCTGACTCTATACGTTGACGTAAGGAATAGCCCGTTGCGTTCCTCACGCAAAAGTACGGACGTCAAACGCCAACGAATGGTCCGATTATCGGCTGATTTCCGGCGGTTCGCATCCGGATCTTTGAACGGGCTCTTTGAGGAGGAGGTCTGAGGTCTGGGCCCAAGTTCAACCCAGCCCCATCAAAGCGACGCTCACTCCTACACCTTCGAAGGCAAGGAGCGACCTCTTTCTGCCTGGGCACAAATGCCCTTCGCAATGGGCCGGGTAACGGCTATTGACAGAATGAGTTGGCATCCGTGGCATCCGTAGCCGCAGGCTTTAGCCTGCGCTGGGCACATTCCGAGCGCACGTCCATCTGGCGCACCGAACGCAGGCTAAAGCCTGCGGCTACGGGGTGTGCCCCTTAAGTGTCGCCCTAATCTGTCAATAGCCATAACCCGGCGCTCCGTCGCGAGTCGCCAACTATCAGCGGCTAACGATCCCCTCCATTCTCACCATTCTCACCATTCTCACCATTCTCACACTTCTCACGCGCGGCGGCCCTCCTCAGCCTCCTTGCCCTTCTTCAGGGCCCGTTTTAGCAGGTTCATCTGGCCCATGTGGTAGCTGCCGTGGATCGCGATGGCGAGCAACGCGTCAATGGCGCTTTGGTCGGTCTCCCGCTTGTGCTCGGAGAACCGCGGCCCGCACCAATCCCGCGCCTCCTGCAGCCCCTCGATGAACCTCGCACGCAGCGTCTTCCACTCTGAGGGCTCAGGGTCGCGGAAGTCGTTCTTCCAGACTTCGATCTGGGGAGGCCGGGCGTCACCCCTGAGCGCTCCAAGCCACAAATCCTGCCAATACACCGCATGCGCCAGGTTCTTGGCCATCGAATAGGGCATGCGCTCCACAAGCACGGAGGCATGGTCCTCCTTGACCCGCAGCAGGCCCTGGGGTGTTGGGATATCCCAGCCTTCCTGGATCTGCTGAAACATCCGGTCGAGAGATTCGAGAGCAGTCATAGTAGACTCTAGTATACACATTTCCGCGGAAAGTCCTTGCATCTTTGCCGTTTCTGGCCCATAATCCGCCCATGTTGCTCGCATCTTTTTCCCTGGCAATCCTTCTCTCGGGTCCAATTCAGGCTCCCCAACAGGAGAAGCCCAAGTTCGAAATGGCGACTTTTCAGTTCGTCAT contains:
- a CDS encoding DinB family protein yields the protein MTALESLDRMFQQIQEGWDIPTPQGLLRVKEDHASVLVERMPYSMAKNLAHAVYWQDLWLGALRGDARPPQIEVWKNDFRDPEPSEWKTLRARFIEGLQEARDWCGPRFSEHKRETDQSAIDALLAIAIHGSYHMGQMNLLKRALKKGKEAEEGRRA
- a CDS encoding zinc-dependent metalloprotease → MIQAKSLATLLLASTLLCPAWAQDDDETPPPSGKQGAGAAEYDKAVKDLKKVEGPWTLYQRKKDLLLELPEAKLGQLFCLQASFNTGIMADGLQAGFPAGDLFVEAYRFDRHDDNVWLVRPHLSHRWQDNDPLAKSAGRSFPDAVLASFPIEQKNPDKKLLLVNVTNLFNGDVIRLSEAVQATLGGPYMLDRSKSGPEVVKGFPENTVVRMSLYYASQGRGQGNSSIAELLGLAGGDQLEDPRSAPIKVSYNVWFRRDGGYVPRVGDPRVGYFTADYYDLSRFSADDRVQRVIARWNLKKKDPQAKVSEPVKPIVWWIDPSVPKEYRQACASGILGWNKAFEAIGFKDAIQVKFVADDDQDWDHTDGRHNVLRWTMSEDATYAVTLPRIDPISGEILSAGINVDANMLYAAFREKERLVNPSSAAFARSLDVLTRNDARDEALPTDAYLLNGDAALKAKAAKQKLSALGWSTLDCRYAEGLANANAFGWDALLASGKPPVSKEEYAKEFIEATVAHEAGHSFGLRHNFVASAVRTTAQLEDDKVTGARGITSSVMDYTPPNIAAIVKGGRNYYANGIGDYDLWAIQYGYSVFPGKSDTESEKPDLSKIAAQSGKPEYRFMTDEEADTFDPYVVRFDCAKDPLNFSEKLLQASQRILSYAVHQLPKSGESYGKRTQLIVTSLSRRYREGLSMARFVGGISASRNFKGDVGQRATLAPVAPEVQRQAMDLIARYCFSTSVQSLPNDVLQNLSLDVEGTVGTPGSPGWQAPLRSTLGTQANMLYSLLMSAATTQRIAENEVKFGNRKDAYTLKEHFDRMTSAVFSEARAGKSVEPLRRDLQRFAANALMVQAGAPAGAVNEDVRMLASAKLRQLSGMMGSAATAKKTAADAMTRLHFGETKAIIDRFLSRTNVITR